A portion of the Actomonas aquatica genome contains these proteins:
- a CDS encoding 4a-hydroxytetrahydrobiopterin dehydratase encodes MMIPKSRWWRGVIGGLAMGAAALTASAVDSAELGLEPVYPHLNPDRTQLLSETEIETALAELPGWVAQEGILYKVFVAGTFQDAVAMIVRMSYSLEELDHHPEIRNIYGKVYVGFTTYDQGKQITALDVKAALAVEAAVAGKRAKAGGHH; translated from the coding sequence ATGATGATTCCAAAAAGTCGGTGGTGGCGCGGCGTGATCGGTGGCTTGGCGATGGGCGCGGCGGCGCTGACGGCGAGCGCGGTGGACAGTGCGGAACTCGGCCTCGAGCCGGTTTACCCGCACCTCAATCCGGACCGCACGCAGCTCCTGTCGGAGACTGAGATCGAGACCGCGCTGGCCGAGCTGCCCGGCTGGGTGGCGCAGGAGGGGATTCTCTACAAGGTCTTCGTGGCCGGCACCTTTCAGGATGCGGTCGCGATGATTGTGCGCATGTCCTACTCGCTGGAGGAGCTCGATCATCACCCCGAGATCCGCAACATCTACGGCAAGGTTTACGTCGGCTTCACCACCTACGATCAGGGCAAGCAGATCACGGCGCTCGACGTCAAAGCCGCGTTGGCCGTCGAGGCGGCCGTGGCGGGCAAACGGGCGAAGGCGGGCGGACATCATTGA